The Streptomyces sp. NBC_00440 genome contains a region encoding:
- a CDS encoding ATP-binding protein has translation MTQYLQDPALWALIAGTPVAATAIVRGRKSISKLRTEKQELRSHYATLEEHYAESVEEAKERAEEATKTALKSAMRTLQGLASEQQLAISKLQGKYGELQILQDLLDIDHMNSQFARRAQSIAVLCDGWLGRQRADASLYDVVRSAKGRIRHFTRVEIRTQSHFAIVSRAVEPVALTLAELLDNATSYSAPETMIEINIRPVPKGVCIIVDDAGVGMNEEEKSRAAKLLSSERSPGVAGLGNPPQFGFTVIGVLAARYGFSVSVDTTSPYGGVRAVVLLPDDLLTSMPEPAPQPQAKEIPTVAASSPMPPEEDPAAAPAPAPTTTFGGLPKRSRRGPISIVPEADAGAAPARSTEQIASVMGAFQRGTQSGRRSTSASSEGPETQ, from the coding sequence ATGACTCAGTACCTCCAGGATCCAGCACTCTGGGCTTTGATAGCTGGTACTCCTGTCGCCGCTACCGCGATCGTTCGCGGAAGAAAGTCGATTTCCAAGCTCCGTACGGAAAAGCAAGAACTCAGAAGCCACTACGCCACCCTGGAAGAACACTACGCGGAATCCGTGGAAGAGGCGAAAGAGCGGGCCGAAGAAGCCACCAAGACCGCTCTGAAATCCGCCATGCGGACGCTTCAGGGTCTTGCGAGTGAGCAGCAGCTCGCCATTTCGAAACTCCAGGGCAAGTACGGCGAACTCCAGATTCTCCAGGACCTCCTGGACATCGACCACATGAATTCCCAGTTCGCACGGCGCGCCCAGTCCATTGCCGTGCTCTGCGACGGCTGGCTCGGCCGTCAGCGCGCCGACGCGTCGCTCTACGACGTGGTCCGCAGCGCGAAGGGCCGTATCCGCCACTTCACCCGAGTGGAGATCCGGACCCAGAGTCATTTCGCCATCGTGAGCCGCGCCGTCGAACCGGTCGCGCTGACACTCGCGGAGCTGCTCGACAACGCCACCAGTTACTCGGCGCCGGAAACCATGATCGAGATCAACATCCGGCCGGTTCCCAAGGGCGTCTGCATCATCGTCGACGACGCCGGTGTCGGCATGAACGAGGAGGAGAAGAGCCGCGCGGCCAAGCTCCTTTCGAGTGAGCGCTCCCCCGGCGTCGCGGGACTCGGCAACCCGCCGCAGTTCGGATTCACCGTGATCGGCGTGCTCGCCGCACGCTACGGATTCAGTGTCTCCGTGGACACCACGTCGCCCTACGGCGGTGTGCGCGCGGTCGTGCTCCTGCCCGACGACCTCCTCACGTCGATGCCGGAACCCGCCCCCCAGCCCCAGGCGAAGGAGATTCCCACCGTGGCCGCGTCCTCCCCGATGCCGCCCGAAGAGGATCCGGCGGCAGCACCGGCACCGGCTCCCACGACCACCTTCGGCGGCCTCCCGAAACGCAGCAGAAGGGGGCCGATCTCCATCGTGCCGGAAGCCGACGCCGGGGCCGCCCCTGCCAGGTCGACCGAGCAGATCGCCTCCGTGATGGGGGCGTTCCAGCGGGGGACCCAGTCGGGACGCCGTTCCACCAGTGCAAGCAGCGAAGGGCCTGAGACTCAGTGA
- a CDS encoding PP2C family protein-serine/threonine phosphatase yields MSPLRILRPLHEDLPRPKALIAVPFALIATVTVLDILAPPDVHLGPFLVAAPAITASFAGPRMTGFVGAVAVLAQSLVGIARTSINDLNHTYQIAALFLISVFVTFFAHVREQHVREMSQLRWVAQAVQRVVMPALPERSGTLRIASRYLAAEAEAQLGGDLYAAARTTWGTRVIVGDVRGKGLDAMGEAAQVLGSFRALTHQEPGLPQAVAQLEAGVAAYADGLPPSEGDAERGTEAFVTAAVLDIPDADPELRLVSCGHPPPLLLRSGRVLSLDVREPAPPLGLGALAGSAFTAQTFPFGAGDILLLYTDGVIESRDGAGRFYPLPDRIAACRADGPDALLEDLCADLLRHADGSLGDDAALVAIERLAAP; encoded by the coding sequence ATGAGCCCGCTGCGGATACTGCGCCCGCTCCACGAGGACCTACCGCGCCCGAAAGCGCTCATCGCGGTGCCGTTCGCCCTGATCGCCACCGTCACGGTGCTGGACATCCTCGCGCCACCGGACGTCCACCTCGGCCCTTTTCTCGTGGCGGCTCCGGCGATCACGGCGTCGTTCGCCGGACCCCGTATGACCGGCTTCGTCGGTGCGGTCGCGGTCCTGGCCCAGTCGCTGGTGGGCATCGCGCGCACCAGCATCAACGACCTCAATCACACGTACCAGATCGCCGCGCTGTTCCTGATCTCCGTCTTCGTCACCTTCTTCGCCCATGTGAGGGAGCAGCACGTACGGGAGATGTCGCAGCTCCGCTGGGTGGCACAGGCGGTGCAGCGTGTGGTGATGCCCGCGCTGCCCGAGCGGAGCGGGACGCTGCGCATCGCGTCGCGCTATCTGGCCGCCGAGGCGGAGGCGCAGCTCGGCGGTGATCTGTACGCGGCGGCCCGCACGACCTGGGGCACCCGCGTGATCGTCGGAGACGTACGCGGCAAGGGACTCGACGCGATGGGCGAAGCCGCCCAGGTCCTGGGCTCCTTCCGGGCCCTGACCCACCAGGAACCCGGACTTCCGCAAGCCGTGGCCCAGTTGGAGGCCGGGGTCGCCGCGTACGCCGACGGACTACCGCCCTCGGAGGGGGACGCGGAACGCGGTACGGAGGCGTTCGTGACCGCTGCCGTGCTGGACATCCCGGACGCCGACCCGGAACTCCGTCTGGTCAGCTGCGGGCATCCGCCGCCCCTGCTGCTGCGGTCCGGCCGGGTGCTCTCGCTCGACGTCCGGGAGCCCGCACCGCCGCTGGGGCTGGGGGCGCTGGCCGGGTCGGCCTTCACCGCCCAGACGTTCCCCTTCGGCGCCGGCGACATCCTGCTCCTGTACACGGACGGCGTCATCGAGTCCCGCGACGGGGCAGGCCGCTTCTACCCGCTGCCCGACCGGATCGCAGCGTGCCGCGCCGACGGACCGGACGCGCTGCTGGAGGATCTGTGCGCCGATCTGCTGCGTCACGCCGACGGCAGCCTGGGAGACGACGCGGCCCTGGTGGCCATCGAACGGCTCGCCGCACCCTGA
- a CDS encoding ABC transporter permease, whose protein sequence is MTLSARSLLPVNITLGVLLVVLLAVAAGVAWFFRLSPDSSDSPAGRPREILVAGVRAAAQLAVVSLIITWAVTRVAGLAAFLVVMFTVAVRTAGRRLTSNHTWWLTAAPLAAGVVPTVTALLLTGLVPLKGLVLIPITGILIGGALTATVLAGRRALDQLEQRRGEVEAAMALGFFDRDARMEIARPAASDALLPGLDQTRTVGLVTLPGAFVGMLLGGASPMMAGAAQLFVLIALMAVQAVAVAVTVELIARRRLFRPARAETGRAS, encoded by the coding sequence GTGACCCTGAGTGCGAGATCTCTTCTGCCGGTCAACATCACCCTCGGAGTCCTGCTGGTGGTGCTGCTGGCGGTGGCGGCGGGGGTCGCCTGGTTCTTCCGGCTGTCCCCTGATTCCTCTGATTCCCCGGCCGGGCGTCCCCGGGAAATCCTGGTCGCAGGAGTGCGCGCGGCCGCCCAGCTCGCCGTGGTGTCGTTGATCATCACCTGGGCGGTCACCAGGGTGGCCGGGCTGGCAGCGTTCCTGGTCGTGATGTTCACCGTCGCCGTACGCACGGCAGGCCGACGGCTGACCAGCAACCACACCTGGTGGCTCACGGCCGCACCCCTTGCGGCCGGCGTCGTCCCCACGGTGACCGCGCTGCTGCTGACGGGGCTGGTTCCCCTCAAGGGCCTCGTACTCATTCCGATCACCGGCATTCTCATCGGCGGCGCCCTCACCGCGACGGTGCTCGCGGGACGCCGCGCCCTGGACCAGCTGGAACAGCGCAGGGGAGAGGTCGAGGCTGCGATGGCGCTGGGCTTCTTCGACCGGGATGCGCGGATGGAGATCGCGCGTCCCGCGGCATCCGACGCCCTGCTTCCGGGGTTGGATCAGACGCGTACTGTCGGGCTGGTCACCCTTCCCGGGGCGTTCGTGGGCATGCTCCTTGGGGGTGCGAGCCCGATGATGGCCGGCGCTGCGCAGCTGTTCGTCCTGATCGCCCTCATGGCTGTGCAGGCCGTCGCCGTTGCCGTGACCGTCGAACTGATAGCTCGTCGGCGCCTGTTCCGCCCGGCGCGGGCGGAGACCGGGCGAGCCTCCTGA
- a CDS encoding SH3 domain-containing protein, whose protein sequence is MFPKPKTSKLVMALTAGVMAVGVAAGPALAGDLSNGTASNGQMTVAAKSFYKGRVISPTGVLVRSGPSQRFRVVGSYSHNSIIEIVCKVHGQNVAGNNLWYKTPRGNFVSARYITNIGAIPRFC, encoded by the coding sequence GTGTTCCCCAAGCCCAAGACCAGCAAGCTCGTCATGGCGCTGACTGCCGGTGTGATGGCCGTCGGCGTGGCCGCAGGTCCCGCTCTGGCCGGCGACCTCAGCAACGGCACGGCCAGCAACGGCCAGATGACTGTCGCGGCCAAGTCCTTCTACAAGGGGCGTGTGATCTCCCCGACGGGCGTGCTGGTGCGGAGCGGCCCCAGCCAGCGCTTCCGGGTCGTCGGTTCCTACTCGCACAACTCGATCATCGAGATCGTGTGCAAGGTGCACGGCCAGAACGTCGCGGGTAACAACCTGTGGTACAAGACGCCCCGCGGTAACTTCGTGTCGGCGCGGTACATCACCAACATCGGTGCCATTCCGCGCTTCTGCTGA
- a CDS encoding TetR/AcrR family transcriptional regulator, which yields MTRGSTTREAMAEVALHMFAERGIDAVSLREITAASGQRNKSAAQYHFGSKEQLVREIFERHTGQVDIRRQHLLATLYENGREPSLEELADALIRPLAGALIEQEHSHYARFLAQVATPPWTVALVPADPAATQSVQTVFSAIARLLDDLPETILRTRLALAMMLTVRALAACEHAMEQSGSDNARRVALLTANLIDSTIGILRAPVSEATRSLLPPDPEPVTRDDDWPWHLLIGAEAGF from the coding sequence ATGACCAGAGGAAGCACGACACGCGAGGCCATGGCCGAGGTGGCCCTGCACATGTTCGCCGAGCGGGGGATCGACGCCGTATCGCTCCGGGAGATCACCGCGGCCTCGGGTCAGCGCAACAAGTCGGCGGCCCAGTACCACTTCGGCAGCAAGGAACAGCTAGTCCGGGAGATCTTCGAACGCCATACGGGGCAGGTGGACATCCGCCGTCAGCACCTGCTGGCCACCCTGTACGAGAACGGCCGGGAACCCTCCCTGGAAGAACTGGCCGACGCCCTCATCCGTCCGCTGGCCGGCGCGCTCATCGAGCAGGAGCACAGCCATTACGCGCGCTTCCTCGCCCAAGTGGCCACTCCCCCATGGACGGTGGCCCTCGTACCGGCCGATCCAGCGGCGACACAGAGCGTGCAGACCGTCTTCAGCGCAATCGCCCGCCTCCTGGACGACCTGCCCGAAACCATCCTGCGCACGCGGCTCGCCCTGGCCATGATGCTCACCGTCCGCGCCCTGGCCGCGTGCGAGCACGCCATGGAACAGAGCGGGTCCGACAACGCGCGGCGGGTCGCGCTGCTCACCGCAAACCTCATCGACAGCACCATCGGAATCCTGCGGGCACCCGTGTCCGAGGCCACGCGAAGCCTTCTCCCCCCGGACCCGGAGCCGGTGACCCGCGATGACGACTGGCCCTGGCACCTTCTCATCGGTGCCGAAGCGGGGTTCTGA
- a CDS encoding glycoside hydrolase family 2 protein — MTQLNRRRFLSSGIATAGGGVLGALGLSGVADAAPGGGTTGTPNSQSTHLVRTDGREITSGWTFTAADGTTPPGNRMASAQRITGLKPAVVPGTPLTSMIANGEYPDPLYGHIVTDTIPDTLKDTDYWYRVAFPVPRLIPGQRFWLRFDGINYLGTIWLNGTEVGTIEGAFKRGVFDVTDIIAKADGTAHLAVLIGKLDYADPPALPSYASGVTRGGRNGGKTGITLKNGPTFFCTAGWDWLPTIPDRDLGIWQPVTWSTTGQIRLTDVHVDPTLSADLSTADIAIGLTLDSAFDSSRSVVVRGTLDGHEFARTVTVPAGASTVTVTSKDIDCLRLNRPKLWWPNGYGDPHRYRLSIGVESGGQVHDERTVDFGVRRIEYTKPIQSQTGTPTDCLAITVNNQPILVMGGNWGLDEALKRIPRERLREQVRLHSEANLNLIRNWNGQSSTEDFYEACDEYGILVWQDFFCSTEGPAPANVTRDLDNIRECIVRFRNHPSVLLWCGGNEGPPPQQLVDGLDALVAELDPKRASLTSSAGDTGKNPIGGYSSGGPYHWVTPSTHFDLNDGTHWPPFHNEVGSYSIPTLEFIKKMIPEASWEHPDDSWADRDVNGNGGNGGGAGYLQITAKRYGDLQNLPDFARKSQLMNYECIKAIYEAHAANMESAAPGKPYPRTGVIMWMTNPAQPSFVWQMYTHDLEAHSSFYAVQHACRRVNVILNSKTYDVVVANHTREAVLGTVAVTLYDLDGKAFANTSWRVGGAAASDHTVTGNIAAQLNGAPSDVAFVRLSFEDAHGAEPVRNFYWIENPARAAGFLSLNDVAPAAVSVTADVKHGRDNTELTVEVENTGGAVALMVHLQVYDTRTGERILPATFDDNYLNLVGGESRTARVQLDTGQVRDHKNIGVRIDGWKIDQRASRLRGHGVAVTFNQAALSTHPATKTFGG, encoded by the coding sequence GTGACCCAGTTGAATCGCAGGCGTTTCCTGTCCAGTGGGATCGCCACCGCCGGTGGTGGTGTTCTCGGCGCGCTCGGGCTGTCCGGCGTCGCCGACGCAGCGCCGGGCGGCGGCACCACAGGCACCCCGAACTCCCAGAGCACCCATCTCGTCCGCACCGACGGCCGCGAGATCACCAGCGGCTGGACCTTCACCGCGGCGGACGGCACGACGCCGCCCGGGAACCGGATGGCCAGCGCGCAGCGCATCACCGGCCTGAAGCCGGCTGTCGTGCCGGGCACGCCGCTCACGAGCATGATCGCCAACGGCGAGTACCCCGATCCGCTGTACGGCCACATCGTGACCGACACGATCCCTGACACCCTCAAGGACACCGACTACTGGTACCGGGTCGCGTTCCCCGTGCCGCGGCTGATCCCGGGCCAGCGGTTCTGGCTGCGGTTCGACGGCATCAACTACCTCGGGACGATCTGGCTCAACGGCACCGAGGTGGGCACCATCGAGGGTGCGTTCAAACGGGGCGTCTTCGATGTCACGGACATCATCGCGAAGGCCGACGGCACGGCTCACCTCGCGGTGCTGATCGGCAAGCTGGACTACGCCGACCCTCCGGCGTTGCCGAGCTACGCCAGCGGCGTGACCCGCGGCGGGCGCAACGGCGGCAAGACCGGGATCACTCTGAAGAACGGCCCGACGTTCTTCTGTACGGCGGGCTGGGACTGGCTGCCGACCATCCCCGACCGGGACCTGGGCATCTGGCAGCCGGTCACCTGGTCCACGACGGGGCAGATCCGGCTGACCGACGTGCACGTCGATCCGACGCTCTCCGCTGATCTGAGCACGGCCGACATCGCGATCGGACTCACCCTCGACAGCGCCTTCGACTCGTCCCGGTCCGTGGTGGTCAGGGGTACCCTGGACGGCCACGAGTTCGCCCGGACCGTGACCGTGCCGGCCGGCGCATCCACGGTGACGGTGACGTCGAAGGACATCGACTGCCTGCGGCTGAACCGCCCGAAGCTGTGGTGGCCCAACGGGTACGGCGACCCCCACCGCTACCGGCTCTCGATCGGCGTCGAGTCCGGCGGCCAGGTCCACGACGAGCGGACGGTGGACTTCGGCGTCCGGCGGATCGAGTACACCAAGCCGATCCAGTCACAGACCGGCACGCCGACGGACTGCCTTGCGATCACCGTCAACAACCAGCCGATCCTGGTGATGGGCGGCAACTGGGGCCTGGACGAAGCACTCAAGCGCATTCCGCGGGAACGGCTCCGCGAGCAGGTGCGGCTGCACAGCGAAGCCAACCTCAACCTGATCCGGAACTGGAACGGCCAGAGCAGCACCGAGGACTTCTACGAGGCGTGCGACGAGTACGGCATCCTCGTCTGGCAGGACTTCTTCTGCTCGACGGAAGGTCCTGCCCCGGCGAACGTCACCCGCGACCTGGACAACATCCGGGAGTGCATCGTGCGGTTCCGCAACCACCCGTCGGTCCTGCTGTGGTGCGGCGGCAACGAGGGCCCGCCGCCGCAGCAGCTCGTCGACGGCCTGGACGCGCTGGTCGCCGAGCTGGACCCCAAGCGCGCCTCGCTGACCAGTTCGGCCGGCGACACCGGCAAGAACCCCATTGGCGGTTACAGCTCGGGCGGGCCGTACCACTGGGTCACCCCCAGCACCCACTTCGACCTCAACGACGGCACCCACTGGCCGCCGTTCCACAACGAGGTCGGCTCGTACTCGATCCCCACGCTGGAGTTCATCAAGAAGATGATCCCCGAGGCGTCGTGGGAGCACCCGGACGACTCCTGGGCCGACCGGGACGTCAACGGCAACGGCGGCAACGGCGGCGGCGCGGGCTACCTCCAGATCACCGCGAAGCGCTACGGCGATCTGCAGAATCTCCCGGACTTCGCCCGCAAGTCCCAGCTGATGAACTACGAGTGCATCAAGGCGATCTACGAGGCGCACGCCGCGAACATGGAGAGCGCCGCGCCGGGCAAACCGTACCCGCGCACCGGCGTCATCATGTGGATGACCAATCCCGCGCAGCCCAGTTTCGTCTGGCAGATGTACACGCACGACCTTGAGGCACACTCGTCGTTCTACGCGGTCCAGCACGCCTGCAGGCGGGTCAACGTGATCCTCAACAGCAAGACGTACGACGTGGTGGTGGCCAATCACACCCGAGAGGCCGTGCTGGGCACCGTAGCCGTCACGCTCTACGACCTGGACGGGAAGGCGTTCGCCAACACCTCCTGGCGCGTCGGCGGGGCGGCGGCGTCCGACCACACGGTGACCGGCAACATCGCCGCGCAGCTGAACGGCGCACCTTCCGATGTCGCCTTCGTCCGGCTCTCGTTCGAGGATGCGCACGGCGCCGAACCGGTCCGCAACTTCTACTGGATCGAGAACCCGGCCCGGGCCGCGGGATTCCTGAGCCTGAACGATGTGGCCCCGGCCGCCGTCTCCGTCACGGCCGACGTGAAGCACGGGAGGGACAACACCGAGCTGACCGTGGAGGTCGAGAACACCGGCGGGGCCGTGGCACTGATGGTGCACCTGCAGGTGTACGACACCCGGACCGGCGAACGCATTCTGCCGGCGACGTTCGACGACAACTACCTGAACCTGGTGGGCGGTGAGTCGCGCACTGCCAGGGTCCAACTGGACACCGGTCAGGTCCGGGACCACAAGAACATCGGGGTGCGGATCGACGGCTGGAAGATCGACCAGCGCGCCTCCCGGCTGCGGGGACACGGCGTGGCCGTCACCTTCAACCAGGCGGCGTTGTCGACCCATCCGGCGACGAAGACCTTCGGCGGGTAA
- a CDS encoding transposase, translated as MAGKWLTGWIVIDLDATIITAASKKTGAAVTFKKTFGFHPLAAWCANTTESLAMLLRPGNFGSNTVADHLTVLTEALAQIPGSSTSKILVRVDGAGATHGLLEHLEALNTTRRTVRYTVGWKVTEDDEKAIAQLPDAAWETSVHQGGSLQEGYFVAELTGLNIREGWPDGMRLIVRRVKPTRRHLKKLTAFENKTGWRYCITATNIRHMWGIAGSGHSQFLDVLHRSQPAGIRLDRPGRPASAPPSTRPHSQPDHHTKGVRQTGTSSRRAGWVVRSVTSWRSLGGDRWAAGEVPGPPGPSGLEPPAITMYCLRVWILRRPIRIQCLVCSTSGVKELGVPDQARQAVGSRSGPVVIWPNAADVVRIPADRTPLSTARSELRVIRLSAFFADAQHDDS; from the coding sequence GTGGCGGGCAAGTGGCTGACCGGCTGGATCGTCATCGACCTCGACGCCACCATCATCACCGCAGCCTCGAAGAAGACCGGGGCTGCGGTCACCTTCAAAAAGACGTTCGGGTTTCATCCGCTGGCCGCGTGGTGCGCGAACACCACCGAATCGCTGGCGATGCTCCTGCGGCCGGGAAACTTCGGATCGAACACGGTGGCCGACCATCTCACCGTGCTCACCGAGGCCCTCGCCCAGATCCCCGGCTCCTCCACGTCGAAAATACTGGTGCGGGTGGACGGGGCCGGAGCCACCCACGGGCTGCTGGAACACCTGGAAGCCTTGAACACCACGCGGCGCACGGTCCGCTACACGGTCGGCTGGAAGGTCACCGAGGACGACGAGAAGGCCATTGCCCAACTACCCGACGCCGCCTGGGAGACCTCCGTACACCAGGGCGGCAGCCTCCAGGAAGGATACTTCGTCGCCGAGTTGACCGGGCTGAACATCCGCGAAGGCTGGCCGGACGGCATGCGGCTGATCGTGCGCCGGGTCAAGCCCACCCGGCGGCATCTGAAGAAATTGACCGCCTTCGAGAACAAGACCGGCTGGCGATACTGCATCACCGCCACCAACATCCGCCACATGTGGGGCATCGCCGGCTCGGGCCACAGCCAGTTCCTGGACGTACTGCACCGCTCGCAGCCCGCGGGCATACGCCTCGATCGTCCGGGGCGCCCGGCGTCAGCCCCGCCGAGTACGAGACCGCACTCGCAGCCTGACCACCACACCAAAGGCGTCCGTCAAACCGGAACAAGCTCACGTCGAGCTGGCTGGGTAGTACGGAGCGTGACGTCATGGCGGAGCCTTGGCGGCGATCGTTGGGCAGCGGGAGAGGTGCCCGGGCCGCCCGGCCCATCCGGCCTGGAGCCGCCGGCGATCACGATGTACTGCCTCCGCGTGTGGATCTTGAGACGTCCGATCCGGATCCAGTGTCTCGTGTGTTCAACATCAGGAGTCAAGGAGCTCGGAGTACCTGACCAGGCACGACAGGCCGTGGGTTCCCGGTCCGGTCCCGTCGTGATCTGGCCAAATGCTGCCGATGTTGTGCGCATTCCAGCCGATCGTACGCCTCTGAGCACTGCCCGCTCAGAGCTGCGGGTGATCCGATTATCGGCCTTCTTCGCTGACGCGCAGCACGATGACAGTTGA
- a CDS encoding MAB_1171c family putative transporter, with amino-acid sequence MLNLVAIVTLLGGAAWTTPALIQRRFRDSMRVHLCLALFLMGTGNTLSQPVVLRFVDQYTLVGFTKFAYNAAVLIGLCLMVGFLRESPLNSFRLPWPWELGACLTCLAGMLVVTLLLPPPLRNHDLTSVFLVDWRTRVFYNLGNFYLLFGYTACAVLAGRHARHGHPLRKLSLSAITVGLSGLAFTCVLRFFWVNLPTLREPGRPVDYVDVFVFGQIATIVVCAGLTVPCVVSLVQIAQERMDCRAQYRGLEELWNRMMEFHPELALDRGSRRRSAMPANASAVYRRYVECRDGLTRLGPYLQCAADDGPAPARDDTKASARLVDRALHLLRGERARDTELPTTAAFVIAPEEHRRSTGRDYENDLEALIRLSGELSELRSGARNDLRSP; translated from the coding sequence ATGCTCAACCTGGTTGCCATCGTCACCCTGCTCGGGGGCGCGGCATGGACCACGCCTGCTCTGATTCAGCGGCGCTTCCGTGATTCGATGCGGGTGCACCTGTGTTTGGCGCTGTTCCTGATGGGGACGGGGAACACGCTGAGCCAACCGGTCGTCCTCCGGTTCGTGGACCAGTACACTCTCGTCGGTTTCACCAAGTTCGCCTACAACGCGGCGGTTCTGATCGGGCTCTGTCTCATGGTCGGATTCCTGCGGGAGAGCCCGCTGAACAGCTTCAGGCTGCCGTGGCCGTGGGAGCTCGGAGCCTGTCTGACCTGCTTGGCGGGCATGCTCGTCGTCACGCTGCTGCTTCCACCACCGTTGCGTAACCACGACCTGACATCGGTCTTTCTCGTGGACTGGCGCACCCGGGTTTTCTACAACCTCGGCAACTTCTACCTGCTCTTCGGGTACACCGCCTGTGCCGTTCTGGCCGGGCGGCACGCGCGGCATGGACACCCGCTGCGCAAGCTCTCTCTGAGCGCCATCACCGTAGGGCTGAGCGGACTCGCCTTCACCTGCGTCTTGCGCTTCTTCTGGGTCAACCTGCCCACGCTCCGGGAGCCCGGGAGGCCGGTCGACTACGTAGACGTCTTCGTCTTCGGCCAGATCGCCACCATCGTGGTGTGCGCCGGGCTGACTGTGCCCTGCGTCGTGAGTCTCGTGCAGATCGCGCAGGAGAGGATGGACTGCCGGGCCCAGTACCGAGGCTTGGAGGAACTCTGGAACAGGATGATGGAGTTCCATCCCGAGCTGGCCCTCGACCGTGGGAGCCGGCGCCGAAGCGCAATGCCCGCCAACGCCTCGGCCGTGTACCGACGCTATGTGGAGTGCCGGGACGGCCTGACCCGCCTCGGCCCCTATCTGCAGTGCGCAGCCGACGACGGGCCGGCCCCCGCACGCGACGACACCAAGGCATCCGCCCGACTGGTCGACCGTGCGTTGCACCTGCTTCGTGGCGAGCGTGCCCGGGACACCGAGCTGCCGACGACAGCGGCGTTCGTCATCGCTCCCGAGGAGCACCGCCGTTCCACCGGCCGCGACTACGAGAACGATCTCGAAGCACTCATCCGGCTGTCCGGCGAGCTGAGTGAACTGCGCTCCGGTGCACGGAACGACCTCCGGAGTCCGTGA
- a CDS encoding sedoheptulose 7-phosphate cyclase has protein sequence MRSGTAFTQGLRQAVDNGPVWTVEAVRQVRYHVVSSDGLFAPDNTTLLNGCPDVPLRPGDRRLVVLDENVDALYGATVREYFACHGVDAQVVSLRADEAVKQWDAVTRVVDAMNDFGIDRRREPVIAVGGGVLTDIVGFAASLYRRGTPYIRIPTTLIGLVDAGVGVKTGVNYELGKNRLGTYAPATATFLDRSFLRSLDLRHISNGLAEILKMALIRSEDLFALLESSGAAVRADRFQGTTGALGAAADTIIAESIHLMLEELQPNLWESSLERCVDYGHTFSPTIEMHALPELLHGEAVVVDMALTTALSALRGYVSETQADRIYSVIHSLGLPLWNEVLDEPDLLENALEDTVRHRDGRQRLPLPVGIGHHRFVDDVTPKELREAARLVRGYGQQPPSGFPLETFVSARVGV, from the coding sequence ATGCGCAGCGGTACTGCTTTCACTCAAGGACTCCGCCAGGCCGTCGACAACGGTCCGGTATGGACGGTCGAGGCCGTCCGGCAGGTGCGCTACCACGTCGTCAGCTCCGACGGCCTGTTCGCCCCCGACAACACGACTCTGCTGAACGGCTGCCCGGATGTGCCGTTGCGCCCGGGGGACAGGCGTCTCGTGGTACTGGACGAGAACGTCGACGCGCTCTACGGCGCCACGGTGCGCGAGTACTTCGCCTGTCATGGGGTCGACGCGCAGGTCGTGTCGCTGCGCGCGGACGAAGCGGTCAAGCAGTGGGATGCCGTGACGCGCGTCGTCGACGCCATGAACGACTTCGGCATCGACCGCCGGCGTGAGCCGGTCATCGCCGTCGGGGGCGGAGTGCTGACCGACATCGTCGGGTTCGCCGCGAGCCTCTACCGGCGCGGAACCCCGTACATCCGGATCCCCACGACCCTGATCGGGCTGGTCGACGCCGGAGTCGGTGTCAAGACCGGAGTCAATTACGAGCTGGGCAAGAACAGGCTCGGGACGTACGCGCCGGCCACAGCCACGTTCCTGGACCGGTCGTTCCTGCGCAGCCTCGACCTGCGGCACATCAGCAACGGCCTCGCCGAGATCCTGAAGATGGCCCTCATTCGTTCCGAAGACCTGTTCGCCCTGCTGGAGTCGAGCGGTGCGGCCGTGCGCGCGGACCGGTTCCAGGGGACCACCGGCGCGCTCGGCGCGGCGGCGGACACGATCATCGCCGAGTCCATCCACCTCATGCTGGAGGAACTCCAGCCCAACCTCTGGGAGTCCTCGCTGGAGCGCTGTGTGGACTACGGGCACACTTTCAGCCCGACCATCGAGATGCACGCGCTGCCCGAGCTGCTGCACGGGGAGGCCGTCGTCGTCGACATGGCGCTCACGACGGCCTTGTCGGCCCTGCGCGGCTATGTCAGCGAGACCCAGGCCGACCGGATCTACTCCGTGATCCACTCGCTCGGTCTGCCGTTGTGGAATGAGGTCCTGGACGAACCGGACCTGCTGGAGAACGCCCTGGAGGACACGGTGCGGCACCGTGACGGAAGGCAGCGTCTGCCGCTGCCGGTCGGCATCGGACACCACCGGTTCGTCGACGACGTCACGCCGAAGGAACTGCGCGAGGCCGCACGGCTGGTGCGCGGCTATGGGCAGCAGCCGCCCTCCGGGTTCCCCCTGGAGACGTTCGTGTCCGCGCGGGTGGGCGTGTGA